The Oscillospiraceae bacterium genome contains a region encoding:
- the hrcA gene encoding heat-inducible transcription repressor HrcA: MDDRKQRVLEAIVALYTEGGEPVGSGLLCQYLNMSVSSATLRNEMAALTKLGLLEQPHTSAGRVPSAKGYRYYLDHLMRPKGGLSQRQHTEIDRVFAGLDYEPERLAAGAARALAEYTGYTVAATTPRSDDLCIAHFEVVQVGRYSAAVLAVTSAGGVRTRVARLETGLTRADAALLAEVLNRQLTFVAPADLTGSVLAGIAAELGGKGPALYPVVNAAAALLQEAAKARTYLEGQQYLMRWPELGEYLPRVMELFADQERAGRLITPRTGRTTVLLGEDLQRPMPGLCVMSKRYLAGGGLTGAIALLGPARMPFEQLIPILDHFALKLGECMTGQAQEDNV, translated from the coding sequence ATGGACGATCGGAAACAGCGCGTGCTGGAGGCCATTGTGGCCCTGTACACCGAGGGCGGCGAGCCGGTGGGCTCGGGGCTGCTGTGCCAGTATCTGAACATGAGCGTTTCCAGCGCGACCCTGCGCAACGAGATGGCGGCCCTCACAAAGCTGGGGCTGCTGGAACAGCCTCACACAAGCGCGGGGCGGGTGCCCAGCGCCAAGGGGTACCGATACTATCTGGATCACCTGATGCGCCCCAAAGGAGGCCTGAGCCAGCGCCAGCACACCGAGATCGACCGCGTTTTCGCCGGCCTGGATTACGAACCCGAACGGCTGGCGGCCGGCGCCGCCCGCGCCCTGGCCGAATACACCGGTTATACGGTGGCGGCCACCACCCCCCGCTCGGACGATCTGTGCATCGCCCACTTTGAGGTGGTGCAGGTGGGCCGCTACTCCGCCGCGGTGCTGGCTGTGACCAGTGCGGGAGGGGTGCGCACCCGGGTGGCGCGGCTGGAGACCGGCCTTACCCGGGCGGACGCGGCCCTGCTGGCCGAGGTGCTTAACCGGCAGCTCACCTTTGTGGCCCCGGCAGACCTGACCGGATCGGTGCTGGCGGGCATCGCCGCAGAGCTGGGGGGCAAAGGCCCCGCGCTGTACCCGGTGGTAAACGCGGCGGCGGCCCTGCTGCAGGAGGCCGCAAAGGCGCGGACCTACCTGGAAGGGCAGCAATACCTGATGCGCTGGCCGGAACTGGGGGAGTACCTGCCCCGGGTCATGGAGCTCTTTGCCGACCAGGAGCGCGCGGGCCGGCTGATCACCCCCCGCACGGGCCGCACCACCGTACTGCTGGGCGAGGATCTGCAGCGCCCGATGCCGGGCCTGTGCGTGATGAGCAAACGGTACCTGGCGGGCGGCGGCCTTACCGGCGCCATCGCCCTACTGGGCCCCGCGCGCATGCCGTTTGAACAGCTGATTCCCATTTTGGACCATTTTGCCTTGAAGCTGGGCGAGTGTATGACCGGCCAGGCACAGGAGGATAACGTATGA
- the spoVT gene encoding stage V sporulation protein T: MKATGIVRRIDDLGRVVIPKEIRRTQRIREGDPLEIFTTGDGEVIFKKYSPIGELADFAAQYVEVLQKALGHTALVCDRDSVIAAAGAARRECAEKRVSIPLEKIMDARKPFLHPGEGAERVFPCEGASRHIHIACPIIAAGDVAGAVLLLTDDKTATPTAEEQKAIWIAAAFLAKQMEE; this comes from the coding sequence ATGAAAGCAACAGGTATCGTGCGCCGTATCGACGATTTGGGCCGGGTGGTCATCCCCAAGGAGATCCGCCGCACCCAGCGCATCCGGGAGGGCGATCCCCTGGAGATCTTCACCACCGGCGACGGCGAGGTGATCTTTAAAAAGTATTCCCCCATCGGCGAACTGGCCGATTTTGCGGCCCAGTACGTGGAGGTGCTGCAAAAAGCCCTGGGGCACACCGCGCTGGTGTGCGACCGGGACAGCGTGATCGCCGCGGCGGGTGCCGCCCGGCGCGAGTGCGCGGAAAAGCGGGTCAGCATTCCGCTGGAAAAGATCATGGACGCCCGCAAACCGTTCCTGCACCCGGGGGAGGGGGCTGAGCGGGTGTTCCCCTGCGAGGGGGCAAGCCGGCACATCCACATTGCCTGCCCCATCATTGCCGCGGGGGATGTGGCGGGCGCGGTGCTGCTGCTCACCGACGACAAAACCGCCACGCCCACCGCAGAGGAGCAAAAGGCGATCTGGATCGCCGCCGCCTTTTTGGCAAAGCAGATGGAGGAATGA